The genomic stretch tctttagcaagaattctccagagttttctctcaaggattaggatttcggtcctttacaatggtgcatgccttctctatttatagagaaggatgcagaatactatcccacatattttgggtagttactcttttgtgaataaatataaatggctttaaatgccaataatctgatattaaaggaaacgtcccccaaagatcagggggcgtataactgtattaaataatacCCCACAATTCTCGGGGATTTACATCAACTAATGAggactacatctcatagttattacacttgtagatactcaaggtggttgtagcgtatcttcaaggctccagcatttctggtctcatgtcattgtgcgagccactgacatctcccgagctaacgtttctttcgagatgagatatcgagctcaagaaccatgctccgaagttcctgaagatgaaggtgttctcggagctacctttcgagatcgaggtcatttcgagatcaccgcactcgagatcatacatcatactttgcaggctcgacttacaatcctagatcactctaatcctcacgagaccatttgttgcgaactcagctttcgaggtcatatttactatggctcgaaatctgggtataacatttacaatgataattatttaaaaattataaataattaaacaaattaaaatatgatatttttgagaaattttataatgataattatgtaaaaataacaaataattaaacaaattaaaatatgatatttttttagatattttacaatgataattatttaaaaataataaaatcatacttttttataatttaaataaaatttaattatacttaaatttacttattagaataatatcatattaaacatataatataatctattgtgaattagtaacaaattgctttttttttttaaatagcaagaaacttaaatttaaaatccatgtataatatttaatattacattaaatataaagtatataatctcttgttgccactctcaaatttaaaaactagaacaaacataaatttaaataaaaataaataaattatttaattcaaatagaatatttatttaaaatttatatgatattaatataaaaataattaataaattttatattaatagAAGTTGTTTGTATCTtatactatatataataatttaggGAATTCactcatttggtaccttatgtttttgcaaaatatcattttggtaccctcttttttcaataatgctcatataatACCctgaattttaaaattatacatatttgataccctagactcagatttgaaagataaaattttgtcaatacgattaaactgtcatcagttatatgtaattaagtaattaaatttaaatttagaacttatataattgacagtcatttgattaaattagtaaaattttattaattaaatttgagtttaaagtaccaaatatgtacgattttaaaatacaaggtaccatatgagcattattgaaaacagaggatatcaaaatgatattttagaaaaatacagagtaccaaatggttacctacccaatAATTTAACATCTCACTAGTCACTTGTTGAGCTGGCATTTCATGAACAGGTGGAGGCATAGCTAAGAAGTATAAACCACTATGATGAAAGATTAAGATAGTGAGCCAATGAGTGAGTGACACGTATGATTTGTTACGGTGGGGCAGCACACACGGAAGCAGGCATAGATAGAAGAAAGTAGAAAGTAGAAAGTAGGTAGGTATGAAGGAATGATGTAAGAGAGGGTTCAGTTAGGAGTTTGGGAAAAGGATTTTCCGAAAGTAATAGTGTTGTCAGAGCAAGAGAAAGCCCCTAAAAATGGAAGCTGAGATGGAAGAGAAGATCCAGAAAACGGTGCGTTCCATTCTCCAACAATCCAATATGGATGACGTCACTGAGTACAAGATTCGGAAGCAGGCCTCCGACAAGCTCCACCTTGATCTCTCCAAGCCTCCATACAAGGCCTTCGTCAAGCAAGTCGTTCGGTCCTTCCTCGAAGAacaacaacaacaggaggaggagaaggaggaggcaGAAGAAGAGGAACAAGAACGGCAGACGGGTGATGGCGAGTACGACGACGAAGGCAATCTCATTGTTTGCAAGGTCTGTTCTTTCTTTGTTTTCATATGTGGGATTCCGTTTGGTTCCTGAGAAAGTTCGAGGGAAAAAGAAAAGGGGGTTTATGGATGACTGAAACTGGGATTTGTTGGTTTTTTGTTGAATTGGTGTTTTTTGGGTTCAGTTGTCAGAGAAGAGGAAGGTGACAGTTCAAGATTTTCGAGGGAAAACGTTGGTGTCTATAAGGGAATACTTTAAGAAAGATGGGAAAGAGCTTCCTACTGCTAAAGGTACTTTACCCAAATTAATTACCTTTCTCTTTTTAAAATTTTCCACCTTTGAGATGACTGTGTGACTGGGCTTAGCTTATTCTAGCTAGCTGGGAGCTGAAAAGTGCATTATTGATCTGGTTGTTTGATTTGATTGTTCTTATATTTATGAAGATTTCTTAGACTAGCTTGTTTCTAATATGTTTGAATTATTATCTAGTATAACTTCTGGTGGTGCTTGCTACCAATTTGCATTATGAGAAAATATTTGATGTAGTTATTTAGTATCAAGCTACAAGTACTTTGGgtgtgtttaaatatttgttaagTTATTGTTGCCTGGCCTGTAATTTAAGCAATAAGATCTGCCATAACTCATAACAATAAATAAGTTTTGAATCTGACTTTTGAAGCCCATTTCATTACGTTATGATTACGTGGAACAAGTTGTAGTGTTACACCAATCACCTGGTTAGAATGGTTAGGAAGTTCTAGTAAAGAGGTAAAAGCGAGGAACCTTTGACTAGCTAGCAGTAGAAACCTCCTTGCCATCTCCAAGAGTCTATCTTTCCCTGCATGCCTATGGTGATCATTTTCCAGCTTTGAGGAACTCAAGACTTCTCACACACTCattatttatatttgttttgCAAATTGGGAGACTAAGGCAGGAAACTTAAGCATATTACTAAGTAGGTCACATTGTTCACCTACCCTGAACCACATCCTTTGAATTTGCTTTGCAAACTCAAGTTGAAACCTGGGTCACTACAGCAGAAAACTCAAACATGTTGCTTGATTAGGTACTATCCATAATCATTACAAGAGAAAATCATGGAACCGATCACTTGATCTCTACCCTCACGAGAAAGTATTTTGTGTTCAATACAATGTATCCTATAATATGGCCAGTAATCTTTCTAAGGCTGCCAAGTAATTGTGTGGATTAAAAAATCTCCGAGTTAAATGGTAGCTGGTCTTGTGATTGTGTTTTGCATCATTTGCCTCTCTTTTGTAGTTAATCATGGAACTATCCATAATCATTACGAGAGAAAATCATGGAACCGACCACTTGATCTACCCTCATGAGAAAGAATTTTGTGTTCAAATACAATGTATCCTATAATATGGCCAGTAATCTTTCTAAGGCTACCAAGTAATTGATAATCTCCGAGTACTAATGGTAGCTGTTCTTGTGATTGTGTTTTGCATCATTTGGCTCTCTTTTGTAGTTAAAGTAACGATGGACTATGCTCTACTTTGCAAGGATTGCTTTTGTGGATGTTTAAATATAATGTTATATATTAGTACTCCATATATCCTTATGCTTGATTGTATTGTTTTGTTACAGGGATCAGCTTGACAGAAGAACAATGGTCAGCCTTCAAGAAAAATGTACCTGCTATAGAGAAAGCCATCAGTAAAATGGAGTCGCGGATCATGTGACTGTCATCTAGCATTAAATTAATGAAGCTATCTCGAAATGTATTTCCTAGAACCTCTACCGTTCCATTGGTTGTTCTCCATATCTACTTGTTGTGGCTTTGTCAATTTAATGCCTTGTGTCTGTATCTTAATACATGGATAGAACAACCATTGTTGACTTGAACTATTGTTATGTTTCTAACTAGCTCTTTTAACTCTACTATGCCTGTTTGGTCTCAATTGCATTCTGTTCAGGCTGTGTCAATTGTGGAATGGAATGGAAAGAGGTATCAGTCTCAATAACGGGCGTTTGTTTTGAACAGGTGAGTTGATTTGGAGAGTGTAGAGGAATTTACGATGTAGttaatattaaactcttgtgtacaaaatgatttgctttaattttaaaatacatgtaGAGCTTacacaaattattaattttaactcCTTAAAATTTGAATTGGATTCTcatttcaatatttaatttatccTATACCAAACACCTCTTAAGGGGCTTATCTATATAGACCACTCTACAAGACATTTTATGGCACTACTATAAGACAGTTTTTTCATCGCTTTTTAAGTTGGATTTTCATTACTTCTCACAATTTTAATTAGCAATGTCTATTTGGGTGACGAAAGTGATGTTAAAGCTACCTTCgagatttaaattttaatatacaaAGTAAAAAGGAATTTTAATCTACTCTAAGTGAAAAAGTAACGGGAAAGCCTGTAATAGTGGGGTTTTCTAgatgttaaaaaataatttaaatagttTGCCCTTTTGGGGTAAAAATCTCCATAACATACCAAAAGTAATGCTCTTGTAAGAGCAGTCCCACTGCTCTAACTTAgtccaaagttaaaaaaaaatagctTAAAGACTTATTATTGTCTCAGTTGGctcatttaaatatttatttatatatttatttataatagcTTTTCACTAAAATTAATTATTTCTATACTAAATGTAGCTAAGCTTCAATCAATGTgtaaacatttatttatttttttaaattaatctttttttcctttctctctccctttagctaatttttttcttttttaattttattctttaaCTTTAACTATTAAATAATAAttgtaaatataatatttaaataatgtaaaagaAAATATAGAGAAGCTAAATGTAAGGTGTAATGTAGAATTGtgatgtaaaatagaaaaaatgaaGATTTGATGAGGTATTTTAATGGATACATCAAAGCACTCATTGTGAGTGCTTTAAAGCCTATAATCTCCATAGCTCTGATTCATATGTTTATTATCTAACATGGATAATTGTTAtgtttaaattatatattaattaaatactgACGAAGTGGGAGAATCTTCGAGTATTTTTATAcgatatattaaaattaatttgttacaactaatttattttttattcatttaatatatCAGAATTAATAGTCAACATTTATATATTTAATCCAATTTGAATTTCCTAATTATATAGAGGGAATATTTCAAAAGGTTCACAAGCTTATTGCTCATTCTAATTTTCAGTAACTACATttaaagagttagtgagagcttggaagtccGTGTActcattctaatttttttttcttttgtagatctaaaccTAGATCGAGATTATCAACAACAATAGATAGATGTATATATATTCGATACTCTTCGTATATGTTCAATCTATATATATTAATTCCGATTACATGTAAAAAATTGTTCATATATGGCTGTATTTCATTCACTCTATGAATTATAGCACACAACATAAGACATTATAAAGacaaaatatacatatttattctTGCACATTACAGTCAGCTGATAAGACTAAAACCCTTCTCTTTCTTTGGTAACATGTACAACAACACACTAATTAAAAACTCACATAAAATACATAGTATCCCAACACATGAAACAGTTAAAAGTTAAAATCTCTCCTATAGAAACATGAAGTTTCATGTAGGAAGGCACCAACAAACCCATCAAACATTCCATCAAgttaaaatggaaaaaaaaaaaaaaagaactaacAGTGCAAAAATCCACTAACTGGGCTTTCTCTCCTAGAGTggtcagcagcagcagcaggcaCCTTATTAAACAAGCTAGACAAGTTAGATTTCCATGTACTACTCTTGCTGTGCCTGGGAGTGAGTGTGCCAGCAGCAGAGCTTGCAACCATCCTCATTCTCTCAATCAAGGCCTCAGTGTTGCCTTGCTCAGACAAAATCTCCTCCAACTGTTTAGTGTCAATCATCAACTTCACCTTCCACACACCATTCCCTCCGGAGGGCAGCACTCGCATACCCGAACCACTCGCCAAATTCTCCACAAACTCGGCCGACGCTGAATGAGATAATGACCTCTTCTTCGCCTCAGCAGCAgcagctatgtattcagcttccatggcaGTAATATTAGTTTCGACACCACCACGATTATTCCTTAGTGGGAGAAGGTAGTAGAATTTTCCTCCTACTAAACTCTCATCTTTGGCCAAGGGTGATGATCCATGACCCTGCTTGAAAATGCCATAGCCAGGGTGAGAGTTGAGGACTTCAGAAGCTAGTTTAGGACCTTTCAACTCAAGAATAGTGCCTGAATCTGTGAGGACCCtgatggaggaggaggaggactTGGTAGGACTGTTGTTATCAGATGAGACACTAGTACATTTGGGAGAACAATTCCCCattttcaaaaagaaaagaaaaaactatTTAGCTTAGCTTAGCTTATTAGGAATAGTAGTACACTTATTTCATGACAACATTTAGCtcattgtgtatatatatagacaaatatagttttgagaatcTTAATATGAGCATGTGGAAAGAAAATGGGGTTGTGTCAGAAATGACAAATTAgtgatttttattttctttctattttccttTTTGGGTAGAAAATATTTGATGGGCAGCATGTGAAATTGGACCGTTGGTGGTGCAATAATTTAATAAGTGAAAAGTATAGTTTGATACAACGCAAAAGAACAGGAAATGAGGTAGATTATTGAGTTAAAATAATAGGAAGAAACTACAGAAGGTGACTAAATTCAAATTCTCTTGCTAGGCTTAGACGGTTTGGATTTACCTGTTTTGATATTATTATTCTTGTCCTAATCAAAATTAGgcatctaattaattaattaattagtttgtaTTCATTGTATCAGTATCACGGATGAGTTAAGTTAGTTCATGTGGTATAACTTGTATtcttttgtttctaattaatCCGTGATTATTGTTAAGTTTATCGGTTTATGTCACATCAAAGGCAAATTTTGgttaacacttaaaaaaatttatatttttttgaactCTGTATTTTTTTCGATTATCTGTTTGGACTCtgtaagaaaaaattaaatataacaacataatttttaaacagaattattttatttttattctgaattgttagtttggtgaattatttgtgatttcagatGAGAAAACTttaaccaaaatcgggtttagggttctatttaaaccattttataaaacataagatctaaaaaataatttgtcagaATACAGATGTCAAACAAGTAACGAGCAAAACACAATATCCAAACAAATATAAAcccttaaaaatatatatatatatatataaaggttatGAAAACATTAATCAATGCCACATGTTGATGTATGAATAATTTATCTAATGTAAAAGAAATTTTCTAAATTCTTTATTTATTTGACATTTTATTCATTATTATATATCATAGTGTACATGGTACCAGGATGTTTTAAAACTTTCAAAGTGTTTGCAAAGTGTTTAtaatctttttctttttgttaatagttttttttcaactttgaataatagctttgttttgataatttttttttttatataaaaacaaCTTTTTAGAGACATTGGGATCCTCTCCTTTATAAGCTCCAAATGAAAAGTTAAATAATGATAAATAATTttgtatgtataaatatgttatcTTGTTAAAAGCAATTAATATGGCTAAAAtaatttgggttgttttccaaATAATCAATCATGTGAAATATTGGTGATTATTTTCATTGGAATGGAAAAGATTGTTCTTCCAATTATGCTCTAATAAAATACAAGTTGCCTAGGTGGATTCACGTACTTATTCTACCAAAGTTGAGTTTAAATATTAGATTTTATACATTAAAGGTAAATTGTATTATGAGTTttgcaaaataaaacaaaacatcaaacttttttttttttgaataatatcaaaattctctcatattttattaattaattaattaaattatatagataaaatattaataaattaaaaatagatataaaatgatatttaccgttaattaattcattaaaatgtaaatataattttaaacaaaattaaagtaagaaaataaaatcaaaacctAGATTATTCCACCTAAAAAATTCTACTCCATGAATAAATCTTGTAAAAACATGAACAAATCTACACAAGAACataatcccaacaaaaatatTGTTAGTAAAATATATGTTGTATCAATGAAAATGGTAAGAAtagttacaactctagacaaaataatacaaataaacaagattgattaaatagtattacaactctatgattgaaaaatacaaataaataaacaagagaagaattagaagaagagaatggagaaATACAACTTTAAACAAAAGAATACAAATAAAGCAAAAATGTTattaacaaaagaaaagaaaagattacaactttaAACAAGAAATACAGGTAAATTgagaagaagaatatgaagatgtaAAACAATAGAATCAAAGaacaaacaactctcactcacactaccaaagtgaagtgTTGGGGATcgccaacttgaacaagatttaaagcctttgtctaaaagcttatttccccctaactcaagcactaagggatcacCTCTCACAGATTTGGAAATtgctttatggaataatcaagtcTCTAGGTGTTTTTCCCTCAACTTCTctttttcttcctcttcttctgtTCATCTTGTTTCTTTTTTTCCTATTAATCTTACTGCACTGTAGGCATACCAACACAGACCCAACCATCCAACTAGGTGGAGCTCCACCTAAACAAGGTGGATGACCTTCTTCTTATTGCATTTTAGGGTGGAGCACAACCCAGACATTCAACACTGACCTTCTTTTTACTACACTGCAGGCATTCGCTGTTCGTCACCTCCATCTACAAGCATAGCTTCCCAGATCCATCCTTGCGACGAGCTTTTGTCTCCAGATCTGAGAATCGCAACACTGCCTTGCTTGAGCTGATTGCCAGTCTCATCGCCTCTGCTTGCCTCTGAGGACATTGTTGCTCGAGAAGAAGAGATGAGTATCGGCATGGGTTGAAACCAAATCTTCAACGTGGCAAAGCTCCACCTTTGTAGTCGCACCAAGCCTCCGTTTATCGCAACAAAGCTCCACCTTCGCAGTCGCCCAAgcctcctgcaaaggagaagaagaagaaaatgtggGGTAAAGCTTAGGCTAGAtttaggaagaagaagaaaatgaggaGGATGCGTTGTAGTGGTTTAGGTTAGATCTGAAATTTtcaattttgttttaattttctgTTAGGTTAGATTTAGGGTTTTGATGTTTTTGATTAGATTTAGGGTTTCTAAGTGAAATTGTTTCAATTTTGTTTCtaactgttaaaagaaacactaatgttcctaaaaaggcgtttttaactgaacaagctagttccattatccaatataagagtcttgttaaatataaagatcctgggtgtcccacaatttcatgcattattggtgatcattttattaacaaagctttacttgatttgggtgctagtgtgaatttattgccttattctgtttataagcaactggtcttggtgagctaaaacctacctctataactcttcaattagccgatcgttctgtgaaaattcctagaggcattatagaggatgttttgataaaagttgataaattttattttcctgttgacttcattgttcttgatactcaacctgtagaaaacatgcatgctcaaattcctatcattctaggtagaccattcttagctacatctaatgcaatcataaattgtcgtaatggtgttttgaaattatcttttggaaatatgactgttgaattgaatgtttttaatgttactaaatctgttgagtgtgaagaagtgcatgaagttaatatgatagatagtatttgtgaagatgatggaaatgacttatttgatttttgtgaaaaatactttggtatgaacttgcatgttgatgactttaatgatgatgtgaatgctttgctagagcctatacccttaaatgaaaccaaagttgaacctttttcacccttagatcatgttcaatcaatttctgagtctccaaagttagaccttaaacctttacctgaaaatttaaaatatgcttttctaggagaatctgaaaccttacctgttatcatagcatctgctttagataaagaacaagaagataaattgttagatgtccttagaaaacataaagaagccataggttggaccattggagacattaaaggaattagcccatccatatgtatgcatagaatccatctagaagagaatgctaaaacctcttgggaatgtcaaagaaggctaaatccaaatatgaaagaagtagttagagaagaggtcataaaattgttagacgtaggtatcatttaccctatttctgatagtcaatgggttagtccagttcaagttgtgcctaagaagtctgggatcacagttgttgaaaatgagaaaaatgaattaatccctactagagtacaaacggggtggagagtgtgcatagattatagaaagttgaataacgttactagaaaagaccactttccattaccttttattgatcaaatgcttgaacgattagctggccatgcatattattgctttcttgatgggtattcggggtataaccaaatccccatcgccccagaagatcaagaaaagactacttttacatgcccttttggaacttttgcatatcgtcgcatgccctttggattatgcaatgcacctgcgacctttcaaaggtgtatgatttcaattttttctgacatggttgaaagatttcttgaagtatttatggatgatttttctgtgtttggttcctcttttgatgaatgtttgcaccatctttcacttgttttaattcgttgcaaagagaaaaaccttgtgcttaactgggaaaaatgtcattttatggttaaaaaatgaattgttttaggtcatgtaatctcatctgatggaatagaagttgataaagctaaagttgatcttatttcaaaacttcccccacctaaaactgtgaaagaaattagatcatttttaggccatgccggtttttatagaagatttataaaagactttagcaaaatttctcgacCTTTAtgtcatttacttggaaaagaaaatgcttttgtttttgataataattgccatgttgccttcgaaaaattaaaaaatttgttgactactgcacccattattcgacctcctgattggaaaataccttttgaaataatgtgtgatgcttctgattatgctataggtgctgtcttaggacaaagacttgaaaaaatacctcatgtaatttactatgctagcaaaactttaaatgatgctcaattaaattattccacaaccgaaaaagaattgcttgctgttgtttttgcattggagaaatttagatcttatttgttaggatctaaaattattgtttattctgatcatgctgcattaaaatatatcttgtcgaaaaaagatgctaagtctcgtttgatccgttggatcttgcttttacaagaattcgacttagaaatacgtgataaaaagggttctgaaaatgttgttgctgatcatttatctagactagttgttgaaactatacatgattctactcctatcactgaaacttttcctgatgaacaattaatgcatatttcttcattgccttggtatgctgatattgttaattatttggtcactaaagaaataccatctcattggtctaagcatgataaatctaaattttattctgaggtgaaaaactttatttgggatgatccttacttgtttaa from Humulus lupulus chromosome 5, drHumLupu1.1, whole genome shotgun sequence encodes the following:
- the LOC133778628 gene encoding RNA polymerase II transcriptional coactivator KELP — translated: MEAEMEEKIQKTVRSILQQSNMDDVTEYKIRKQASDKLHLDLSKPPYKAFVKQVVRSFLEEQQQQEEEKEEAEEEEQERQTGDGEYDDEGNLIVCKLSEKRKVTVQDFRGKTLVSIREYFKKDGKELPTAKGISLTEEQWSAFKKNVPAIEKAISKMESRIM
- the LOC133834117 gene encoding uncharacterized protein LOC133834117 — encoded protein: MGNCSPKCTSVSSDNNSPTKSSSSSIRVLTDSGTILELKGPKLASEVLNSHPGYGIFKQGHGSSPLAKDESLVGGKFYYLLPLRNNRGGVETNITAMEAEYIAAAAEAKKRSLSHSASAEFVENLASGSGMRVLPSGGNGVWKVKLMIDTKQLEEILSEQGNTEALIERMRMVASSAAGTLTPRHSKSSTWKSNLSSLFNKVPAAAADHSRRESPVSGFLHC